From Pantoea vagans:
GGAACCATTTCACGCAGTTTGACAGCGTCATCAGGTAACCGGCACCATCGGCCAGACCGACCAGCAGTCCGGCACTGAAGTAGAGCATCATCAGGTTATTTGCGTGCGCGGTGAGCCAGAAGCCCAAAGCCATCAGTACACCCGCACCAATAGTGACGCGGCGTACGCCAAAACGTTCCTGTAATTTTCCGGCCAGTGAAGAGGCGATAGCCAGCCCTAAACTCAGCAGGCCAAAGGAAAATGCGACCTGACTGATCGGTGCATCCAGCTTTTGTGACAGCTGGCCGTTGAATAAACTCCATGTATAAACTGACCCCAGCGCAAACTGAGTGATTACCGTTCCGAACAATGTAAGCCAGCGGGAACGCTGGTAAGACGCCTGTTGAGTCTGGTTCATAATTTATCTCTCCCGTCCGGGAATCTGGAAACTGCGGTCAGAATAAAGCAGTGATTCGCGCGCGTGAGCAACAAAGGTATGAACGGAACATATCAGGGAATGAAATGCCATTCAGGCGGTATGAATGACACAACGCAGCTCTGCGGCGATAATGCAGCATTGCGTTAAAAGTAACCAAAGCGGCAGCTTAATCAATAAGCGTAACTACCCGTAATAGAATGTTTCAGCGAGCCGGTTATGTGAGCAACCTTCCGGATCTTTTGCCAGACTGAGAGTTCACTTATCAGGAGGAAATATGAAAGACCGGACATATGAATCCACCACCAGTGAGGACGAAGTTTGCTGCATCATCGGTCAGGCGGTGATTGAACTCAGTACAGAACAACAGCCTGTGACCAAATCGACGCTGGCATTGAAACTGCTGTCGATGGCCGACCGTGATAGTGACGATGAGCGTGTTCTGCTTTACTGGATTGCGCGCAAAGCGATCAATCAACCACAGAAACTTCTTCAGCAGCAGTGGGCATAACGCCCATCCGGACGCGGGCCTGAGCCCACCTCCGCGTCAGATGATCACCCGGCGACGGCTTGCCGGCCAGCGGGCAAACATGACGATATTGCCCAGTAGAATCATGACAAGGCCAGGGATGGCGCTGACATGCCATTCATACCCTTCGTAACGGGTCGAAAGTGCCAGCGCAACCAGTGGAAACAGAACGGTTGTATAGGCAGCCCGACTGGCTCCGATACGTCCCACCAGCGTAAAGTAGGCCCCGAAACCCATCACCGATCCCACGATAGCCAGATAGGTTAATGCGCCAATCCACTGGACATTCCATATTGGCTGTAGTGAAACACCCTGAAGCAGTGAGACCAGTGCCATCATCAGCGCGCCATACAACATGCCGTAACTGTTGGTTGTCAGCACGTCGCGTTGCAGACGCTGATGCCGCTGACTGATCATATTGCCGAATGAAAATCCCAGCGTGCCCAGCGCACTCAAACCAATTCCCCACATCAGCCCGGCAGAGGCCTGCGTACTGCGCAAATCGTGCCAGAACAGCGTAACAATGCCGGCCATGCCCAGCACGATTGCCGGAATCAGACGTGCGGAAGGGCGCTGACGGAAAAAGATCCAGCTGTTTATCGCATTGTACATTACCGCCATAGAGAAAATGACCGACTCCAGTCCGCTGCTGATATAGCCTGAAGCGTAATAGAAACAGACAAAGTTAAAACCAAAGACGCAGCAGCCCTGCAGCACGCAGAAAAGATGATCGCGCAGCGTCAGCCTGTGTAGTCGTTTTATCAGCTTAAGCAGCAATAACATGACCAGTGAAGCCAGTAAAAATCGCCAGAACACGGCAACCGTCACGGCCCCCATGCCAGCAGTCTGTTGTGCATAGATCGCAATCCAGGTTGTGCCCCAGATGAGTACGACAGAGAGATACAAAAACAGGTTCATTGCCAGGTTCTCCACCATAAAACGTCGAGTCTGCAATGGTAACGCGCACGGGTCTTGCAGCGGATTGCGCCGGGTTTGTAAAATCTTGCGCATTTTTATCCTCTGTCCCGATGTGACCTGTTTTCTGTCCCCCACAATCCGTAAACTGGCCTTCTGTTAATCTGAACTGATACCCCGATGCGTACCTATCAGACCTTTGAAATGCTGCAACGCCACAAAGCACAACTGCGCGATCAGGTACAACTCAATAATGGCATTCAGCTGGCCGCCTGGTTTAATAGTGGCGATCGCGTTACCAATCTGAGCGATCATCACACGCTGAGCCTTTATGTGGCGGGCGGCTACGATACCTGGCATAAAACAGCGCACGGCTGGCGTAACGGTGGTGCGCCGGATCGCTTCTGTCTGATGCCCGCAGGCACGGAATCAACCTGGGATTTGCGTGCCGACCTCGCTTTTGTTCATCTCTATTGCAGCGAGAATCAACTGCGGCACCTGGCCGAACAGGTCTGGGACCGCAGCCCGGCACAGTTAAATCTGCATGAGAAAGTCTTTTCCGCTGATGACCGCATTACCCAGCTTTATCGGCACTTTCTGCTGAGCAGCGACTGGCAACAGCCCGCCAGTCAGCTGACATTAAGCAGCGCATCAACCCTGCTTCTGACCCATCTGTTGCAGCACTACAGTGAGGTTAAATGGCAACTGCCACAGGTGCGGGGCGGACTGGCTCCCGTGGTGTTACGGCGTGTTCTGGAATTTATTGAAACCCATCTCGACCTGCCATTAACCCTTTCAGTGCTGGCGCAGGAAGCGGCATTGAGTGAGTTTCACTTTGCCCGTATGTTCCGTCATACCACTGGCGAAGCGCCGCACCAGTTCGTGATGCGTTGTCGTATGGATCGTGCGCGAACATTGCTTGATCGGCACGACCTGACGCTGACTGAGATAGCGCTTCAGTGTGGTTTCCACTCTTCAGCGCATTTCAGCCACCGTTTCCGTCAGGTTTATGGCATGACGCCTTCGGCATGCCGACAGGGGAGTCACGGAAAGTCTTAGCGGCAAATGAAGCGAAATACAGTGCACATCCACGCTATTAGTCATTAACATTACTTATGAAATTATCTAACTTTTTGAGGAGATGTTTCTTTTTCAATTTCTGTCTTAAACGAGCAATAACTTTCTCAGCCGCACTTTTTAGCAATCGGGTATTTCCAATCCTGACTCTGAAACTGATCGCTTCTTGAAACATCTCTTAGTGCATGATGACAAACATATTTACGCCGATTGCATGAGAAAATTCTTATATATCAGTAAGGTGCTGGGGTATCTGCAGTTCATTTATTATTTACATATAGTTACATTTTATAATTTTATTTATTCAGTCTGCTTTTTTTAAACTCGCAATATGAGTGTTTTGCTCAAACGCCCGTTACGGCTTTGCACTCTCGCAATACGTCACATCGCCAGTAAATGGAATGTACTCGCTAGTGACACAGCTCCTGCTTTTTACTGAATGTTTAAAGATGGGAATGTTCTTGCACTAAAAATACAAGGATGGTTATGTTCAGTGCTTATCAGTCCGAAATCCTCAAAACCCGCGTTATTAGCCAGTTCAGCATTCACTCCTGTCACCCACACAAGAACGTCGGGCTGCCCCTTAAAATAGTCCTGGCCGCACACGACACCCACTGCTGGGTACAGTGTCCGCTTTCCGGATGCAAAAAGACTAACGACAAGAATAATTTTGACAGCGCACCCGCTGATCTTGCCCCGGCTATAAGCCTGTCATTAGCGAATAATCTGGCGGGCGATGGTGCCGAAGAGGGCACTGACTTCACTTCTCACGCTATAAAAGATTTCGAACCAGAGGAGGTCATGCCTCAGCTCCCCCGGTGTGAAGCAATATTCTCAATGCGAAGCCTGCTTCATGACCTCAAAGCCAGACTGCTCAACAACATCACCTTTCTTAAAGAGCGGGGAAAATCACCTGGACCTGCACAGACGGCGACATCATTCATTCCTGTTGCGGGAACGAACAGGCCACGACGTAAGCCGCAGGTGGATCGTCTTCTCTGTCCACGTTGTTGTTTTTGCTGAACCTACGCCCGCTCGGGCGGTAAGCAAATAAAATCACAAACTACCCGCCCGACCGTATGCGCTTTGGTCCCTTTCTCAGGTAACAGCGATGGGCGGTAGCGTGTGCCACGTCGACTGCCGGTGCACGCAACGTTGACAGCCTGCTGAAACAATAAGTTTTGCCAGTGTTGAGTCTGTAACTGCTGGTCCACATGGATAACACACATAAATCTCAGTCCTTATACCTTAACTGGCCTGAGCAAAAGGATGTCGGGCTGGAATTTGACCGTACACAAGGAGTGCACGCATGAGCAGTAATCCCCCAATCTGGTTCAGCCACAATCATCACAGGCTTGCGGTAAAAGGCTGCGAAGCAGACCTCGATGTGCTGGCGTTTGAAGGCGATGAAGCCTTGAGCCGGCCATTCAGCTACCGTATTGAGTTCACCAGCAGTGACCATGCTATCAGCAGAGAGATGATGCTGATGAAAGCGGCTTCCCTGACGCTGCAGGCTCCGGTTGACCAGGGGTTTGGCATTAAAATGCAGCGGGTCGTGCGTACCCTGCAGGGGGTGGTAAGTGGATTCGAACGCCTCAGAACCTCCAAGGATGAAACGCTTTATGCCCTGACGCTCCAGCCACGTCTGGCGCTGCTAAATCGCTCGCACCAGAACGCCATTTACCAGGACATGTCCGTCCCGCAAATCGTGGAAAAAATTCTGCGCGAGCGCCACAACATGCGCGGTCAGGATTTTCTGTTCTCACTCTCAAAAGAGTACCCGCGCCGTGAGCAGGTGATGCAGTACGGCGAGGACGACCTGCACTTTATAACCCGCCTGCTGGGTGAGGTTGGCATCTGGTTCCGTTTTACCACCGACACGCGCCTTAACATTGATGTAGCAGAGTTCTGTGACAGCCAACTGAGTTACGAGAAAGGCCTGACGCTGCCATCCGTTCCGCCATCAGGTCAGCATTCAGAGGGCGTGGACTCGGTCTGGGGTATGGAAAGCCATTATAGCGTGGTTCAGAAGCAGGTCAGCACCCGTGATTACAACTATCGTCAGGCCACGGAAGACATGAACACCCTGGTGGATGCAACCCGCGGGGATGCCACCACCTATGGCGATGCCTATCACTATGCCGACAACTACCTGACGCCGGGCAGCATCTATGAACGCAACCCGGTGCCGGAGTCCGGTGCGTTTTATGCCCGCATTCGTCACGAACGCTACCTGAATGGCCAGACGCAGATCCGTGCCATCACCAGCTGCCCGACACTTTCTCCGGGTCAGGTATTAAAAGTGACCGGCGGGTACGAAGTGGCAGACGTGTTTGCGCATGGCGTGGTCGTCACCGCGATGCACAGCCATGCGCGGCGTGATGAAGATTTTGGCGTCAGGTTTGACGGGATCCCGGACAGCATGGATTTTGGTTTCCGTCCTGAGCCTGGTTCACGCCCGGTAATGGCCGGCACCTTACCCGCCCGCGTCACCAGTACCACCGAAAATGACACCTACGGACATATCGATAAAGACGGGCGCTATCGCGTCAACATGCTGTTCGACCGTGATAACTGGGAGACCGGATTCGAGAGCCTGTGGGTACGGCAATCCCGCCCGTATGCTGGCGATACCTACGGTCTGCATCTGCCG
This genomic window contains:
- a CDS encoding DMT family transporter, yielding MNLFLYLSVVLIWGTTWIAIYAQQTAGMGAVTVAVFWRFLLASLVMLLLLKLIKRLHRLTLRDHLFCVLQGCCVFGFNFVCFYYASGYISSGLESVIFSMAVMYNAINSWIFFRQRPSARLIPAIVLGMAGIVTLFWHDLRSTQASAGLMWGIGLSALGTLGFSFGNMISQRHQRLQRDVLTTNSYGMLYGALMMALVSLLQGVSLQPIWNVQWIGALTYLAIVGSVMGFGAYFTLVGRIGASRAAYTTVLFPLVALALSTRYEGYEWHVSAIPGLVMILLGNIVMFARWPASRRRVII
- a CDS encoding type VI secretion system contractile sheath small subunit translates to MFSAYQSEILKTRVISQFSIHSCHPHKNVGLPLKIVLAAHDTHCWVQCPLSGCKKTNDKNNFDSAPADLAPAISLSLANNLAGDGAEEGTDFTSHAIKDFEPEEVMPQLPRCEAIFSMRSLLHDLKARLLNNITFLKERGKSPGPAQTATSFIPVAGTNRPRRKPQVDRLLCPRCCFC
- a CDS encoding type VI secretion system Vgr family protein produces the protein MSSNPPIWFSHNHHRLAVKGCEADLDVLAFEGDEALSRPFSYRIEFTSSDHAISREMMLMKAASLTLQAPVDQGFGIKMQRVVRTLQGVVSGFERLRTSKDETLYALTLQPRLALLNRSHQNAIYQDMSVPQIVEKILRERHNMRGQDFLFSLSKEYPRREQVMQYGEDDLHFITRLLGEVGIWFRFTTDTRLNIDVAEFCDSQLSYEKGLTLPSVPPSGQHSEGVDSVWGMESHYSVVQKQVSTRDYNYRQATEDMNTLVDATRGDATTYGDAYHYADNYLTPGSIYERNPVPESGAFYARIRHERYLNGQTQIRAITSCPTLSPGQVLKVTGGYEVADVFAHGVVVTAMHSHARRDEDFGVRFDGIPDSMDFGFRPEPGSRPVMAGTLPARVTSTTENDTYGHIDKDGRYRVNMLFDRDNWETGFESLWVRQSRPYAGDTYGLHLPLLAGTEVAIGFEDGNPDRPYISGVLHDSAHGDHVTIRNYKRNVLRTPANNKIRLDDERGKEHIKVSTEFGGKSQLNLGHLVDAEKQKRGEGFELRTDSWGAIRAQKGLFISADGQTKAQGQVLEMQPAMSNLGDAREQMTSISDDAQKATANPADLQAQIKLLEQQLTDLKKSVLLLSAPEGMALTSGQHLQVSAGKNLIATAGKNADVSVVKNLFIGVGNALSVFVRKLGIKLIANQGPVRIQAQNDLMELIARGEISVVSTEDRIEIIARKQVTINGGGSYITLDANGIESATQGEYRTKAGHYGRKEKANKPEDFPNVAPETTEPSSKFSFS
- a CDS encoding helix-turn-helix domain-containing protein — encoded protein: MRTYQTFEMLQRHKAQLRDQVQLNNGIQLAAWFNSGDRVTNLSDHHTLSLYVAGGYDTWHKTAHGWRNGGAPDRFCLMPAGTESTWDLRADLAFVHLYCSENQLRHLAEQVWDRSPAQLNLHEKVFSADDRITQLYRHFLLSSDWQQPASQLTLSSASTLLLTHLLQHYSEVKWQLPQVRGGLAPVVLRRVLEFIETHLDLPLTLSVLAQEAALSEFHFARMFRHTTGEAPHQFVMRCRMDRARTLLDRHDLTLTEIALQCGFHSSAHFSHRFRQVYGMTPSACRQGSHGKS